One Cucurbita pepo subsp. pepo cultivar mu-cu-16 chromosome LG07, ASM280686v2, whole genome shotgun sequence genomic region harbors:
- the LOC111799094 gene encoding inositol-tetrakisphosphate 1-kinase 3-like isoform X1 has translation MRLKEDSPYATNEPTAEMDETMSLQSKYSNAHQRKVVVVGYALTSKKTKSFMKPKLEGLARNKGILFVAIDQNRPLSDQGPFDIVLHKLSGKEWRQILEEYRQTHPEVTVLDPPDAIQHLHNRQSMLQAVADMELSESYGKVDVPRQLVIKKDASSISDAVGKVGLKLPLVAKPLVADGSEKSHELSLAYDKYSLQKLEPPLVLQEFVNHGGVMFKVFIVGEAIKVVRRFSLPNVSMWEVLKNAGIYRFPRVSHAAASADDADLDPCVAELPPRPLLERLAKELRRRLGLRLFNLDIIREYGTRDRYYVIDINYFPGYGKMPEYEHIFTDFLLGLVQSKYKKRTTY, from the exons ATGAGGTTGAAGGAGGATTCGCCTTACGCCACCAACGAACCGACGGCTGAAATGGACGAAACGATGTCGCTTCAATCCAAGTATTCGAATGCTCACCAGCGGAAGGTGGTTGTTGTTGGCTATGCTCTTACCTCCAAGAAGACCAAGAGCTTTATGAAGCCTAAGCTTGAAGGATTAGCTAG GAATAAGGGGATATTGTTCGTTGCAATTGATCAAAACAGACCTCTGTCGGATCAGGGGCCATTTGACATTGTTCTGCACAAG TTGTCAGGAAAAGAGTGGCGTCAGATTCTCGAG GAATACAGACAAACACACCCAGAAGTGACTGTTCTAGATCCGCCAGATGCGATACAGCACTTGCACAATCGCCAGTCTATGCTCCAGGCAGTTGCCGACATGGAATTATCTGAATCCTATG GCAAAGTAGATGTTCCAAGGCAATTAGTCATAAAGAAAGATGCATCCTCCATTTCTGATGCGGTGGGGAAGGTCGGGCTAAAACTTCCTCTTG TTGCTAAACCGTTGGTTGCTGATGGAAGTGAAAAGTCCCATGAATTATCTTTAGCTTATGATAAGTACTCCCTCCAAAAGCTTGAACCTCCTCTTGTCCTCCAGGAGTTTGTCAACCATG GAGGTGTCATGTTTAAGGTTTTCATAGTTGGTGAAGCTATAAAAGTGGTCAGACGCTTTTCGTTGCCAAATGTCAGCATGTGGGAGGTCTTGAAAAATGCTGGTATTTATCGTTTCCCGAGAGTTTCTCATGCTGCTGCATCTGCTGATGATGCTGATCTGGATCCTTGTGTTGCTG AACTTCCTCCACGACCTCTATTAGAGAGATTAGCAAAGGAACTCAGACGTAGACTG GGTCTTCGATTATTCAACCTCGACATTATTCGAGAGTATGGAACTCGAGATCGTTATTATGTCATTGATATCAACTACTTCCCTG GGTATGGAAAAATGCCAGAATATGAGCACATATTCACAGACTTCCTCTTGGGCTTGGTACAGAGCAAGTACAAGAAGAGAACAACTTACTAG
- the LOC111799094 gene encoding inositol-tetrakisphosphate 1-kinase 3-like isoform X2: MLQAVADMELSESYGKVDVPRQLVIKKDASSISDAVGKVGLKLPLVAKPLVADGSEKSHELSLAYDKYSLQKLEPPLVLQEFVNHGGVMFKVFIVGEAIKVVRRFSLPNVSMWEVLKNAGIYRFPRVSHAAASADDADLDPCVAELPPRPLLERLAKELRRRLGLRLFNLDIIREYGTRDRYYVIDINYFPGYGKMPEYEHIFTDFLLGLVQSKYKKRTTY; encoded by the exons ATGCTCCAGGCAGTTGCCGACATGGAATTATCTGAATCCTATG GCAAAGTAGATGTTCCAAGGCAATTAGTCATAAAGAAAGATGCATCCTCCATTTCTGATGCGGTGGGGAAGGTCGGGCTAAAACTTCCTCTTG TTGCTAAACCGTTGGTTGCTGATGGAAGTGAAAAGTCCCATGAATTATCTTTAGCTTATGATAAGTACTCCCTCCAAAAGCTTGAACCTCCTCTTGTCCTCCAGGAGTTTGTCAACCATG GAGGTGTCATGTTTAAGGTTTTCATAGTTGGTGAAGCTATAAAAGTGGTCAGACGCTTTTCGTTGCCAAATGTCAGCATGTGGGAGGTCTTGAAAAATGCTGGTATTTATCGTTTCCCGAGAGTTTCTCATGCTGCTGCATCTGCTGATGATGCTGATCTGGATCCTTGTGTTGCTG AACTTCCTCCACGACCTCTATTAGAGAGATTAGCAAAGGAACTCAGACGTAGACTG GGTCTTCGATTATTCAACCTCGACATTATTCGAGAGTATGGAACTCGAGATCGTTATTATGTCATTGATATCAACTACTTCCCTG GGTATGGAAAAATGCCAGAATATGAGCACATATTCACAGACTTCCTCTTGGGCTTGGTACAGAGCAAGTACAAGAAGAGAACAACTTACTAG
- the LOC111799265 gene encoding EPIDERMAL PATTERNING FACTOR-like protein 2 produces MGSLQIWHRNKHLSIPFLFFLSVFLFIHLTSMAEGRGFQTPLMEDRKVEEQPSTAELVRMRRSQIGSQPPSCRRRCRECGGPCEAVQVPVAVHDSTHQKQRRRTRRRRIRSHFSSEASSSSSSSSSKHNKVALSSEDETSNYKPISWKCKCGNFIFNP; encoded by the exons ATGGGCAGCCTTCAAATTTGGCACAGAAACAAACACCTTTCAATtcccttcctcttcttcctctctgtTTTCCTCTTCATTCATCTTACATCCATGGCTGAAG GCAGAGGTTTCCAGACGCCATTAATGGAGGACAGGAAGGTGGAGGAACAACCCAGCACGGCGGAGCTGGTGAGGATGAGGAGGAGTCAGATAGGGTCACAGCCACCAAGCTGCCGGAGAAGGTGCAGGGAATGCGGCGGACCTTGTGAGGCAGTTCAAGTACCAGTAGCAGTACATGATTCAACACATCAGAAACAgaggagaagaacaagaagaagaagaataagaagcCATTTCTCTAGtgaagcttcttcttcttcttcttcttcttcttctaaacATAATAAGGTGGCTCTGTCTAGTGAAGATGAAACCTCAAATTACAAACCCATAAGCTGGAAATGCAAATGTGGGAATTTCATCTTCAACCCATGA
- the LOC111799264 gene encoding RNA polymerase sigma factor sigC-like isoform X3 — MATSFRPNLKWSFQIQAHSRRSSSSKASPYASKGREASFGSGRLSFFSSICEEGEFIPRETFKTYTCLSEAPQTSADDLLDLKEIEINNKARPLGHLHYGLKCTRPSRVDDNFSAGTSLPTGKASSFGMLMKNIDVLEETFAESGMLSLGRDGQNDLAIEDGGYHNVHPKTDGQNDDVVVYSGKRAGRRSVKKRAVDNADKVASQPLTTRAAKEKFRNSSIFSRKRAFKRPTVARNEVEISTGVKVVANLERIRETLEKETGKISSMSCWANAAGVDIKDLQKQLQFGWFCQDELLRTTNSLVRFLSKKYRCSGLPMEDLVQAGAVGVLQGVERFDPKRGFRFSTYIHYWIRKSMSSVVARNSRGIRIPWSLTKAMNQIERP, encoded by the exons ATGGCAACAAGTTTCAGGCCAAATCTCAAGTGGAGTTTTCAAATTCAGGCTCATTCTCGCCGGAGCTCCTCTTCCAAGGCTTCTCCATATGCCT ctaAAGGCAGGGAAGCTTCTTTTGGTTCAGGAAGACTTTCCTTCTTCTCCAGTATTTGTGAGGAAGGAGAATTTATCCCTAGAGAGACCTTTAAAACGTACACTTGCTTGTCCGAAGCTCCACAAACCTCGGCCGATGATCTGTTAGATTTGAAAGAGATAGAG ATAAACAATAAGGCAAGGCCACTCGGTCATTTGCATTACGGGTTAAAATGCACCAGGCCGTCCAGAGTAGACGACAATTTTTCTGCTGGTACGAGCTTGCCTACTGGCAAAGCGTCGTCTTTTGGCATGTTGATGAAAAACATTGATGTTTTGGAGGAAACTTTTGCTGAATCAGGCATGCTAAGCTTGGGAAGAGATGGCCAAAATGACTTAGCCATTGAGGACGGTGGATATCATAATGTACACCCAAAAACAGATGGCCAGAATGATGATGTCGTAGTTTACTCTGGAAAAAGAGCAGGAAGAAGATCAGTAAAAAAGAGAGCAGTGGATAATGCTGATAAAGTTGCTTCCCAGCCGCTAACTACACGAGCGGCTAAAGAAAAATTTCGTAATTCCTCgatattttcaagaaaaagagCGTTTAAAAGACCGACCGTTGCACGAAATGAAGTTGAAATATCCACAGGGGTTAAG GTAGTTGCAAATTTAGAAAGAATTAGAGAAACTTTAGAGAAGGAAACTGGAAAAATATCAAGCATGAGTTGCTGGGCCAATGCTGCTGGTGTTGATATAAAGGACCTCCAAAAACAGCTGCAATTTGGTTGGTTCTGTCAAGATGAACTCTTAAGGACTACTAATTCATTAGTTCGGTTCCTTTCGAAGAAATATCGATGCTCTGGACTACCGATGGAGGACTTAGTTCAG GCTGGAGCTGTTGGTGTTCTGCAAGGTGTGGAAAGGTTTGACCCGAAAAGGGGTTTTAGATTCTCAACCTATATCCATTACTGGATAAGGAAATCGATGTCGAGCGTTGTTGCACGAAATTCAAGGGGTATTCGAATTCCA TGGTCATTGACCAAGGCAATGAATCAGATCGAAAGGCCTTGA
- the LOC111799264 gene encoding RNA polymerase sigma factor sigC-like isoform X2, protein MATSFRPNLKWSFQIQAHSRRSSSSKASPYASKGREASFGSGRLSFFSSICEEGEFIPRETFKTYTCLSEAPQTSADDLLDLKEIEINNKARPLGHLHYGLKCTRPSRVDDNFSAGTSLPTGKASSFGMLMKNIDVLEETFAESGMLSLGRDGQNDLAIEDGGYHNVHPKTDGQNDDVVVYSGKRAGRRSVKKRAVDNADKVASQPLTTRAAKEKFRNSSIFSRKRAFKRPTVARNEVEISTGVKVVANLERIRETLEKETGKISSMSCWANAAGVDIKDLQKQLQFGWFCQDELLRTTNSLVRFLSKKYRCSGLPMEDLVQAGAVGVLQGVERFDPKRGFRFSTYIHYWIRKSMSSVVARNSRVVIDQGNESDRKALNNGSSRYSDDDIAKATGLPLAKEFTADTSIQSPEETVTRKLMKIDIFNLLEGLESRERQVLLMR, encoded by the exons ATGGCAACAAGTTTCAGGCCAAATCTCAAGTGGAGTTTTCAAATTCAGGCTCATTCTCGCCGGAGCTCCTCTTCCAAGGCTTCTCCATATGCCT ctaAAGGCAGGGAAGCTTCTTTTGGTTCAGGAAGACTTTCCTTCTTCTCCAGTATTTGTGAGGAAGGAGAATTTATCCCTAGAGAGACCTTTAAAACGTACACTTGCTTGTCCGAAGCTCCACAAACCTCGGCCGATGATCTGTTAGATTTGAAAGAGATAGAG ATAAACAATAAGGCAAGGCCACTCGGTCATTTGCATTACGGGTTAAAATGCACCAGGCCGTCCAGAGTAGACGACAATTTTTCTGCTGGTACGAGCTTGCCTACTGGCAAAGCGTCGTCTTTTGGCATGTTGATGAAAAACATTGATGTTTTGGAGGAAACTTTTGCTGAATCAGGCATGCTAAGCTTGGGAAGAGATGGCCAAAATGACTTAGCCATTGAGGACGGTGGATATCATAATGTACACCCAAAAACAGATGGCCAGAATGATGATGTCGTAGTTTACTCTGGAAAAAGAGCAGGAAGAAGATCAGTAAAAAAGAGAGCAGTGGATAATGCTGATAAAGTTGCTTCCCAGCCGCTAACTACACGAGCGGCTAAAGAAAAATTTCGTAATTCCTCgatattttcaagaaaaagagCGTTTAAAAGACCGACCGTTGCACGAAATGAAGTTGAAATATCCACAGGGGTTAAG GTAGTTGCAAATTTAGAAAGAATTAGAGAAACTTTAGAGAAGGAAACTGGAAAAATATCAAGCATGAGTTGCTGGGCCAATGCTGCTGGTGTTGATATAAAGGACCTCCAAAAACAGCTGCAATTTGGTTGGTTCTGTCAAGATGAACTCTTAAGGACTACTAATTCATTAGTTCGGTTCCTTTCGAAGAAATATCGATGCTCTGGACTACCGATGGAGGACTTAGTTCAG GCTGGAGCTGTTGGTGTTCTGCAAGGTGTGGAAAGGTTTGACCCGAAAAGGGGTTTTAGATTCTCAACCTATATCCATTACTGGATAAGGAAATCGATGTCGAGCGTTGTTGCACGAAATTCAAGGG TGGTCATTGACCAAGGCAATGAATCAGATCGAAAGGCCTTGAACAACGGTAGTAGTCGATATTCTGATGATGATATAGCGAAGGCCACTGGTCTTCCTTTGGCTAAG GAATTTACAGCAGATACTTCAATACAAAGCCCAGAAGAGACCGTGACGCGAAAACTCATGAAGATCGACATCTTTAATCTTCTTGAAGGGTTGGAATCAAGGGAGAGGCAGGTCCTGCTTATGCGATAA
- the LOC111799264 gene encoding RNA polymerase sigma factor sigC-like isoform X1, with translation MATSFRPNLKWSFQIQAHSRRSSSSKASPYASKGREASFGSGRLSFFSSICEEGEFIPRETFKTYTCLSEAPQTSADDLLDLKEIEINNKARPLGHLHYGLKCTRPSRVDDNFSAGTSLPTGKASSFGMLMKNIDVLEETFAESGMLSLGRDGQNDLAIEDGGYHNVHPKTDGQNDDVVVYSGKRAGRRSVKKRAVDNADKVASQPLTTRAAKEKFRNSSIFSRKRAFKRPTVARNEVEISTGVKVVANLERIRETLEKETGKISSMSCWANAAGVDIKDLQKQLQFGWFCQDELLRTTNSLVRFLSKKYRCSGLPMEDLVQAGAVGVLQGVERFDPKRGFRFSTYIHYWIRKSMSSVVARNSRVVIDQGNESDRKALNNGSSRYSDDDIAKATGLPLAKVRLVNNCLRVVGSIDQKRSDGLNVKYMEFTADTSIQSPEETVTRKLMKIDIFNLLEGLESRERQVLLMR, from the exons ATGGCAACAAGTTTCAGGCCAAATCTCAAGTGGAGTTTTCAAATTCAGGCTCATTCTCGCCGGAGCTCCTCTTCCAAGGCTTCTCCATATGCCT ctaAAGGCAGGGAAGCTTCTTTTGGTTCAGGAAGACTTTCCTTCTTCTCCAGTATTTGTGAGGAAGGAGAATTTATCCCTAGAGAGACCTTTAAAACGTACACTTGCTTGTCCGAAGCTCCACAAACCTCGGCCGATGATCTGTTAGATTTGAAAGAGATAGAG ATAAACAATAAGGCAAGGCCACTCGGTCATTTGCATTACGGGTTAAAATGCACCAGGCCGTCCAGAGTAGACGACAATTTTTCTGCTGGTACGAGCTTGCCTACTGGCAAAGCGTCGTCTTTTGGCATGTTGATGAAAAACATTGATGTTTTGGAGGAAACTTTTGCTGAATCAGGCATGCTAAGCTTGGGAAGAGATGGCCAAAATGACTTAGCCATTGAGGACGGTGGATATCATAATGTACACCCAAAAACAGATGGCCAGAATGATGATGTCGTAGTTTACTCTGGAAAAAGAGCAGGAAGAAGATCAGTAAAAAAGAGAGCAGTGGATAATGCTGATAAAGTTGCTTCCCAGCCGCTAACTACACGAGCGGCTAAAGAAAAATTTCGTAATTCCTCgatattttcaagaaaaagagCGTTTAAAAGACCGACCGTTGCACGAAATGAAGTTGAAATATCCACAGGGGTTAAG GTAGTTGCAAATTTAGAAAGAATTAGAGAAACTTTAGAGAAGGAAACTGGAAAAATATCAAGCATGAGTTGCTGGGCCAATGCTGCTGGTGTTGATATAAAGGACCTCCAAAAACAGCTGCAATTTGGTTGGTTCTGTCAAGATGAACTCTTAAGGACTACTAATTCATTAGTTCGGTTCCTTTCGAAGAAATATCGATGCTCTGGACTACCGATGGAGGACTTAGTTCAG GCTGGAGCTGTTGGTGTTCTGCAAGGTGTGGAAAGGTTTGACCCGAAAAGGGGTTTTAGATTCTCAACCTATATCCATTACTGGATAAGGAAATCGATGTCGAGCGTTGTTGCACGAAATTCAAGGG TGGTCATTGACCAAGGCAATGAATCAGATCGAAAGGCCTTGAACAACGGTAGTAGTCGATATTCTGATGATGATATAGCGAAGGCCACTGGTCTTCCTTTGGCTAAGGTTAGACTTGTTAACAACTGCTTAAGAGTTGTGGGTTCGATTGATCAGAAGAGGAGTGATGGCCTAAATGTGAAATATATG GAATTTACAGCAGATACTTCAATACAAAGCCCAGAAGAGACCGTGACGCGAAAACTCATGAAGATCGACATCTTTAATCTTCTTGAAGGGTTGGAATCAAGGGAGAGGCAGGTCCTGCTTATGCGATAA